Genomic DNA from Molothrus aeneus isolate 106 chromosome Z, BPBGC_Maene_1.0, whole genome shotgun sequence:
TTGCAGACTTTCCAAAACACAGTAAACTGCTCTGTCCTTTTCTTGTGCATATCAGGAGTGCATCAGTTCCTGGAACAAGTAtgcttttcattccttttaAAAGGACGACACAGTCACGAAAAGCCATTCTTCAATTGTAATTTATAGTTGTTATgtaaatgaaatgtaaaaagcattataaaatggaatttaaatcTCCATTTGGTTGTCACCATTACAAAGTTAATTCTCAAGTAAGagaatttcttatttctacaaGAATCACACTCTGCAAGATTTATGCCGTATGTACATACTTGCTATCGATAGACTCTCCACAGGTGTTCTGTTACTCTTATTTGCTCtagctgaaacaaaacaaaaaaaaaaacaatttaaaaacaacccaaaatacTTGCCTTAGATCTAATGAGGAGCTTAAACACATTGGTGGGAGGGGCACACATTACATAGTGTAATTATTTGTTCTCAAAACACTACATTTCTtccaaaactttaaaataaattcttcagtACTCCCAATCTGTTGGTTTCCTTTCCAACTTCCTTTTCTTGTTTCTAAGCTGGAACTCCATTGATACTATGCACTAAAATCACTGGAAAATACATGTTCAAATGGTTTCCCACTCCATCTTTTCACCCAGAATTTGAACATATCAGAAAACAGGGAACAGAAAGGGGATCATCTTCTCAGtgttttttgaggggaaaaatgctCACATTCTGGAAAGATTCTGTTCTGAAACAACCACTTGTCCAGTAACCCAGGACAGCTTAGGATTCAAGATAAAAAACTTATTGTCACTTATAGTGTAAACTTACAGTTTAGCTTTTGAATCAACTTGTAGTTtatcaaacacacacacactcacacatgtatgtgtgtatgtagaCATAGATATGAAAGCTAATGTGATGTGCATTatcacatacacacacaaacaaatatTAGTCAGGCAACCTAGGAAACTTCTGACCTTCAATGAAATCCCCAGTGGGATTCTTTTGAGCAGTCAAGGATTTTGCTGTCCCTTCTTCCACTTTCATGTTCTCCTCCTATTCCTATTATGTTCTTAGGGCAAGTATATTGTTATACTTGCAGGATTATCTGCAGTCCTCTTGCAGCCTGTTAGAATCACCTGCAAGTCTGTTAAGCTTATGAATACTTCTCTCAGGACTTTTCCATAGCCACCCACCTCCCCCACCCAacccatgaaagaaaaagaaattaacagTACTTCTTTCAGTTTAAGTAACaagtttaaaactttttttcttttattttgggtGCTAGCTATAGTCTTTTCATACTCAGACAACCtacaaattatttctgcaagtttttattttgttagctAGCAAGTGAAAACAAATTATTGCCAAATACTTTAGCTTTGTATATACTGTGATGCTGAAAATATCCAATATTAATTCAGGAAGTGAACTGAGAAAGCTCAAAACTTAGTAAGGAAATCAATTAAATATTCACTTAAAAAAACAGGTGCTCTCACATTTCAGTGAAATTCTCTATTTCAGAGAATGCAGAATAAGAACCACTAAAAAACCTCCAGTATCCTGTCTGCTACCAGCATTCTGGTCCCCAGTCAAAAAGGAGGACACAGAACAGGAACCTTCAATTTCCAGTAGGTAAAAAATAAGTGCTTTGATGATGCAATAGGTTAGACACTATTCTTACTGCTTACATCCTTACCTACAAGAAAGATTAACAGACACACATGGCTAAGTGGGGTTTGTGAGGGGTTGATAACGTGTTTCCCTCTGTCAACTTGCTAGTATCTACTCAAGTccagtaaagaaagagaaataaatgatATGGTAAAAAACTGTCTCATTCCACTCAGCAAGGATGAGTTAACAGAGCAGATTGATAACAACTGAGACactctaaaataaataatttgcatACCTTTTCTTATGCAGAGCAGAAATAGAAGCACTGATCCAACAAAAGCAGTTGCAATGAGAGTTGCTCCAACAAAGCGTCTGCTCTCAGTCTGGAGAATGCCATCAGTTGAATCTTCAAGAAAAACAGGTGGGGGATAAGACATTACATAATTGCATAGGATCCTGCCTTTGCCTTTCATTTTCATTGTATTATTTTCGCTATGAGCAATTAAGACATAGTAACAACTTTATAGATTGTGTCTAAGGTCAGGTGTTAATGGTGCACATAACACTTTTTTCAAATAAGGTGGGGGGAAGCTAGaacatattaatatttttctctgttctctgcaTTCCATGTGATAGTGCCTTTGATCCCATCAGAATTCTGCTTGTCAAAGTGTTACATCTGGCTTAGTTTCCCATCAGGATTACACAAAAAAGGTAATTGAAAAAGAGGACACAGTTCCTTTCATCTGGTAATGATTGCTCCAGATGGAAGGGGTAAGTGGTCTCCTTGAATTCCAGatatttttcttgttaaaatGAGACTTGCCCATTGAAAGAATTACTTGGTTTTCTCACTCTAAACATGGCTGTTTCAACCTTTGTCATGTCCAAAAAGTGTGACTGCACAGATGTTTTTAAAACTAGATGGTGAACTGAATCAGGGAAATGACCTCAGTAACAGTCTGACGAAGAGAAATACTGGTTTTGAGTTGGATTGGGTCTCCAGTCTGGTTGAAAACATATCAGGCTACATTGCAGAAAAGAATAAtcaaaagcagaagcagaagaggAGCTGCCCAGTTAAAAGGTTTAATTAGGAATTGTATTGGTCTTGTCCATTTAGGAGTTTTCCTTCAATTCTGACtttatgagggaaaaaaaatctgtatacaAGTACTTAAATTTAAATATGCTCAAAGCAAAGGCTGTAGTGGCAGGAAAAGACCATATTGTTCAAGTTTATGTGACAGTAATCATCAACAAACTAGAATAATCTTGGAAGATGGAAGGATTTAATTTCCAGATGCTGAGTTACATGTCTTCCAAATAATGgaacttttaaaacatttagaCTCAATTTCCAGATACCTGCAGGTCACACAAAATTCCTGTCTTTAAATTCTGACCATACATGCATGATTAACATGTTCGTATGGTGAAAGTATACATTAATAACAAAACTTAATGACACAGGTATTTCTTTCTAGCCTCTTCAAaatttggaaagagaaaaaaatcacagctgatTCGACTGGGACAAAATTACATTGGCACCTTGAAGTGTATTACCATAAATGAAATTTAGAAGTGTTACCTGCTATGTGTAAAATGGCAGTTGTATTTTCTTGTAGTTCTTTATTCCAGAAtatacagtaaaaaatgtcaTCAATTCCACTTTTGATTGTGAGGGTACTTGTCACACGATACAACTGGTCACTTGCAGTTTCAAATTTTGTGTTTGCCTTGTAAGTCAAATCTTCATAGTTTCTATTATGCCAAATCACTTCAGCTTCTGGGTATCCTTCTGACTGACACGTCAACTTCCATTCGTTGTGTCCTGTGCTCACCACTCCTTGGTTTATAATTCTGTAAGGAGCTgaacaattggaaaaaaaaaaatcattaccaTTAGGGAGCTAGAAGAACAGCCTGTATTAGATGAAAgacaccttttctttttccccagccccCAGGGTCAAGTTTCAGCTTGGATTTTGACAGGAAAGGTAAGTAACACTATTGAGTCTGTAACTGGAGGTACAGGATTTATTACAATTTTGATGTGGTTTAGAAAGCTCACTAGGCTTTATGGTCTTTGTACTCTACACATGATTTTGCAACCTGATTCCTTTCAAGTCATGGCAGGTTTAAAGGACAGAACACGGATTCAGCCTAAACAGAAGCGCCAAGTTACACAGCTGTGCAAGCACCATCAGACAGCTCCCGTCTCCAATGAGGTTTATTTAACTGCTAATCCAGATATATCTTACTTCAGGGTCTCCTCTGAAATCTTTTAAGAGTATCAGAGTATTGAACCTCTGGTAGTAGCACACGCACCCTTAACTTTCAGGTGGATTGTCTTGTAGTCAGCTCCCCCATAGTCAACAACACAGCGGTAAACCCCTGCATctctgagcttcacatcagTGATCTGAAGGACAGACTGTCCCAAGTTCAGGCTCTCTTTCAACAATTTTATTCTTCCCCTAAAGTCACTGTGCTGATTTTTGAGGTCTTCCTCTCCTTTGCGAAGTACATAAACCTGCTTCAACTCATCTTTCTTATCCCAGCTAACACTTAAATCTCTAAATTCTAATTTCCCATTCACTGGAAATGTGCATTCCATGGTCACATTGTTCCCACGTTCCACAATGCAGAGTGACTGAGGAGCTTCAACTATGAATaaagctgaaaaacaaaatttggaagaaaacttAGTTTTTAAATAATACACCTAATCTTTAAAGTCATGTCTTATCATAACCATAGGAAATTTTAAGGACCAAAGTATCTTCTCTGTTCTGAAAAGTTAAACATTTTGGTATGTAGTTGTCCAAGTATGTGATAAAACACAAGACCTCTGCTGTATACACACACAATGGGCACTCATATCTGCAGACACCTGCTTTGTGCACACACATAGTGTGATGCTGTACTAAAAACAGTGAACTGTATATGCACAGCCCTCAGCTGTTGCTTTGAGGAAATACTGCCGTAGTAACAGGCAGGTGTTAGTAATGGGAATGTTCTGTTTATATAAATGCCAATTGTTTTTTACCCACAATGTTAAAGAATACACAACATTTCCCAGGTTTGATAGAGTCTAGAAAACCTTTGGTGTAATGCTAATTATACCTTGTTTGAAATGGTGCCTCTGCTGGAACACTGACAGGGATTTTAACCTGGCCCCATATCAAAATACATGCATCTAGTTTAATGTAAAGCTGTGCTTAGACCTTTTTACTTAAAAcattaagggaaaaaacctcaaatgCTATCAACTGAATTTAAACTggagaaattaatatttctgtgCTTATATATGGAAAGAAAACACACTAAAATAGTTCTACTGCTTTTTACGGCTTCTTACCATTTAGGAAATGCCAGTAGAATAAAAATACATAGAAAAACAAAGGCCGTCCCATGATGCAGATGGAACCTGAACCAATAAAAAATagacaaatataaataaatactcaTTTTCTGAGTTGCACTGTCAAATACACTTCATAGCAATCCACACAAAGAACTGGACAGGAGACACTGAATCCCACCCTATTTAAAAACAGGATGAAACTGCACCCAGTAGATAATCAGGCAGAAGTCTTCCTGCATGGATGGGTCCAGGAAAAACATCTTActttatttgctttaaatatCTGTTCTTGACAGATGGCTAAATAAATCCTCTATCATTATCTGTGGATAAGTGAGTAAGTACTCACAAATACCCAGTTGTACCCCTAACTATAGCAGGGAATGTTGCTCCTATTAGGAGAATGAAAGAGTTTTCTATACTGTCAGTGCAGGAAATAGAACTTGGTTCTTCCCCACctgttcattttattttaacatactGTGAATACACCCTGCTTTTTTACCCTGGTCCCACAGTACATACCAGAAGGCTCACAAAGTTACATATATTGTGAAAACAATTAATTCTGTAGTTCATTTCATAACATGTATTTACGCAATAACAGCTATGAATCAACTGTTCACACAGTAGTGCCTTTGTAAAACAGTGACAAAGCCAGTCAATCTACAAGCAGAATCTATTGCCTTGAATTTCTGATGCTTTACATCTGAATACAAAAGTCATTTCACTTTTCTGTCAGAAGTTTTTCCCCTCTTTACTGACATAGGCTTTATAGTCCTACAtaacattttaacattttaaaatgcttattaATATCAACTCATACATTTAATCTTCACACACCCACTGCTTTTGGTAAGTCTGTATTTTAAGCCATATATAAAGAAAATGGTAATTTGTTTCTAAATAAAGTTCTAATTTTGGACCCACAAACATCCACCAAAATAAGAAAGGATTGCCTTTAGCTGTTTTCTAGTGGTAGTTTCAGAATCTGTATAAGAAATTAGACAACTGTAATGCTCATGACACTTCCTAACTGATTAAATTCTATCTTGACTGCCATTCTTCACAATTTTTATGTTTCATCCTTCCTTCTCTGATTGTCAACTTTAAGATGACAGTGAAAAAACAATTTTGTCTTGAATTCATAAGACACATGTGCCCTTACAGTGCTGTGGCTTAAGGGAACTAGACTCCTTCTAACAATTTGATTCAATTTACTTCTTTTCCTCAGACTGCTGCTGCCTGATCCCAATAGCTGATTTGCAGCATGCAATGCATATGGAGCTGAGAAAGGAAGGCAATCCATTATATTGTTAACAATGTAAGCATAGTCTGAAAACAGGCACAGGAAAAATTCAAAGAAGACTCTCAGGGTGCAAGATCTGATTAATTGATAAATCCTAGGCTTCAAAAAGTGGTTAGGTACCAGACTTACTCCTTAGCCATATGTGATGTCCTTGAAAGCACAAGAAAATTGCAGCCCAATCCTGTGGGTCCCCAAGAGCTTCTCTGAACGCGTATGCATCAGAATGCCTCCATCATGATTCCCCTGCTAGAGTAACATGCACTCCAGACCACCAACTAAGCTCCAACATAAAGCTTCTCAAACAAGATAGAGGTATACCCATCACACAAATGTACCATAATCACCCTTATTCTAGAGACAAGCCTACCACTGAGACTGACTGGGTATAGTTCACTCCCCGTATCAGAATGACCAGAGTTGCAGCACACTCAGACTCaaaatactttcctttttttttattttaaagtagaGGCTGTAGACTGCTTGTAACAAAGCAGACTGCTTGAACTAGTACACTGCTCGGAACAAACAGTATGTGCTCTACAGTCAGGATACTGAAAGATACC
This window encodes:
- the LOC136569288 gene encoding programmed cell death 1 ligand 1-like isoform X1, translated to MGRPLFFYVFLFYWHFLNALFIVEAPQSLCIVERGNNVTMECTFPVNGKLEFRDLSVSWDKKDELKQVYVLRKGEEDLKNQHSDFRGRIKLLKESLNLGQSVLQITDVKLRDAGVYRCVVDYGGADYKTIHLKVKAPYRIINQGVVSTGHNEWKLTCQSEGYPEAEVIWHNRNYEDLTYKANTKFETASDQLYRVTSTLTIKSGIDDIFYCIFWNKELQENTTAILHIADSTDGILQTESRRFVGATLIATAFVGSVLLFLLCIRKARANKSNRTPVESLSIAKLAKDKDTHNCRDASFEDRELKYMQIEKT
- the LOC136569288 gene encoding programmed cell death 1 ligand 1-like isoform X2 is translated as MTDTVSRLSSGKKKTVKIFRVFILQYFNSENFNLFLIEKLNTAANFLSLEEICSICIMGRPLFFYVFLFYWHFLNALFIVEAPQSLCIVERGNNVTMECTFPVNGKLEFRDLSVSWDKKDELKQVYVLRKGEEDLKNQHSDFRGRIKLLKESLNLGQSVLQITDVKLRDAGVYRCVVDYGGADYKTIHLKVKAPYRIINQGVVSTGHNEWKLTCQSEGYPEAEVIWHNRNYEDLTYKANTKFETASDQLYRVTSTLTIKSGIDDIFYCIFWNKELQENTTAILHIADSTDGILQTESRRFVGATLIATAFVGSVLLFLLCIRKARANKSNRTPVESLSIAKLAKDKDTHNCRDASFEDRELKYMQIEKT